Proteins encoded within one genomic window of Azospirillaceae bacterium:
- a CDS encoding polynucleotide 5'-hydroxyl-kinase — MDTPGPRNRVDVPADWAAAAARLTKGGALRVLVLGPADSGKTTVCTLLLSIASDRGRSAVLVDADVGQKMSGPPACVTLGRTPGQAMPDALWFVGTTDPVHGWDRTVAGLGRLGRHTTADLVLANTGGLLAGPGRRLKAAKIRAFGPDLLLALGAGPDLDLILADHPHIPALRLAPSAQARRKTPGERRQARQAAFARYFADATTWTFPGMPPGTPAVPVPGLLVGLADHAGRDIGMGIASGLDPVSGTVALRTPVPARMVDRLSWGAIHLDAVFRETRPARPPASAPPTTER; from the coding sequence ATGGACACGCCGGGGCCGCGCAATCGAGTGGACGTCCCGGCGGACTGGGCCGCCGCCGCCGCCCGCCTGACCAAGGGCGGAGCCCTCCGCGTCCTGGTGTTGGGCCCGGCCGATTCGGGCAAGACCACGGTGTGCACCCTGCTGCTCTCCATCGCATCGGACCGGGGACGATCGGCGGTGCTGGTCGATGCGGACGTGGGCCAGAAGATGTCCGGGCCACCGGCCTGTGTGACCCTCGGCCGGACACCGGGGCAGGCGATGCCGGATGCGCTTTGGTTCGTCGGCACGACGGATCCGGTGCATGGCTGGGACCGCACGGTGGCCGGCCTCGGCCGCCTGGGACGGCACACGACGGCAGATCTGGTTCTGGCGAACACGGGCGGCCTCCTGGCCGGACCGGGCCGGCGGCTGAAGGCCGCCAAGATCCGGGCATTCGGTCCCGATCTGCTGCTGGCCCTGGGCGCGGGGCCGGATCTGGACCTCATCCTGGCGGACCATCCGCACATACCGGCCCTGCGGCTCGCCCCCTCCGCGCAGGCACGCCGGAAGACGCCGGGCGAGCGGCGGCAGGCCCGCCAAGCCGCCTTCGCACGGTACTTCGCCGACGCAACGACGTGGACGTTCCCCGGCATGCCCCCGGGAACACCCGCAGTCCCGGTCCCGGGGCTCCTGGTCGGCTTGGCGGACCATGCCGGCCGCGACATCGGCATGGGCATTGCCAGCGGCCTGGACCCGGTTTCCGGAACCGTGGCGCTGCGGACGCCGGTGCCCGCACGGATGGTGGACCGACTGTCCTGGGGGGCCATTCACCTCGACGCGGTCTTCCGTGAGACGCGCCCGGCCAGGCCGCCGGCGAGTGCACCGCCCACCACCGAGCGATGA
- a CDS encoding SGNH/GDSL hydrolase family protein — MDTNSPGQGHPGSGNASAPPFRSLVVFGDSLSDTGNAGRFCDGPVWVEVMAEQFGASVPPSHMGGPNYAVGGARLSDGVNALPQQAERYLSALHAAGPASRPAPGTLHIVYGGANDLLAAPWAPNQTTLVRDAIAALRSILDGLASVGAVDVLVPNLPNIGYAPLVRSLGPVAEGFARALTRDFNAHLAALLDEAGTRHRPMRLHRLDVHQLAETLMADPAAAGFRNTTVPCPSRSGCDGYLFWDNLHPTAAAHARLADAALRALPAGIR; from the coding sequence ATGGATACAAACAGCCCCGGCCAAGGCCACCCCGGATCGGGCAACGCGAGCGCCCCTCCCTTCCGGTCCCTGGTGGTGTTCGGCGACAGCCTGTCCGACACCGGCAATGCCGGCCGCTTCTGCGACGGACCGGTGTGGGTGGAGGTGATGGCCGAGCAGTTCGGGGCCTCGGTGCCCCCCAGCCACATGGGCGGTCCGAACTACGCCGTCGGCGGCGCCCGCCTTTCGGACGGCGTCAATGCCCTGCCGCAGCAGGCCGAGCGCTACCTGTCCGCCCTTCACGCCGCCGGGCCGGCGTCAAGACCGGCGCCCGGCACGCTGCACATCGTCTACGGCGGCGCCAACGACCTGCTGGCGGCCCCGTGGGCGCCGAACCAGACGACGCTGGTGCGCGACGCCATCGCGGCACTCCGGTCCATTCTGGACGGGCTGGCGTCCGTGGGGGCGGTGGACGTGCTGGTGCCGAACCTGCCGAACATCGGCTATGCGCCGCTGGTCCGCAGCCTTGGCCCGGTGGCCGAAGGGTTCGCCCGCGCACTCACCCGGGACTTCAATGCCCATCTTGCGGCCCTGCTGGACGAGGCCGGGACGCGCCATCGGCCGATGCGGCTGCACCGCCTGGACGTGCACCAATTGGCCGAAACGCTGATGGCCGATCCCGCCGCGGCCGGCTTCCGGAACACCACCGTGCCCTGCCCCAGCCGCAGCGGCTGCGACGGCTACCTGTTCTGGGACAACCTGCACCCCACGGCCG
- a CDS encoding TerB family tellurite resistance protein, with product MSIWGKIVGGAAGFAVGGPIGALLGAMAGHAVDSLQTVDAPPGGEVLARQSDTERDETRHIAFTIGVIVLAAKMAKADGAVTVDEVAAFREVFHVPPEELGNVTWLFDRAKRDSAGFEPYARQIARLLRHRRPVLERLLDGLFHIARADGGIHDAEVEFLRDVARIFGFSDIEFERIRTSNGANGTPDPYALLEVDPSATDAEVRAAYRRLAREHHPDQLIAQGVPPDFVALANHRMAVINEAWAAIRHERGI from the coding sequence ATGAGCATCTGGGGTAAGATCGTGGGCGGGGCGGCCGGATTCGCCGTCGGTGGGCCGATCGGCGCATTACTTGGCGCCATGGCCGGTCACGCCGTGGACAGCCTGCAGACGGTCGACGCCCCGCCGGGCGGGGAGGTTCTCGCCAGACAATCCGACACCGAACGGGACGAGACCCGTCATATCGCCTTCACCATCGGCGTGATCGTCCTCGCCGCGAAAATGGCAAAGGCGGATGGGGCGGTGACGGTGGACGAGGTGGCGGCGTTCCGCGAGGTCTTCCACGTTCCGCCGGAGGAGCTGGGCAACGTCACTTGGCTGTTCGACCGCGCCAAGCGCGACAGCGCCGGCTTCGAACCCTATGCACGGCAGATCGCCCGTCTGCTGCGCCATCGCCGACCGGTTCTGGAGCGGTTGCTGGACGGGCTGTTCCACATTGCCCGCGCCGATGGCGGCATCCACGATGCCGAGGTGGAATTCCTGCGCGACGTGGCCCGGATCTTCGGCTTTTCGGATATCGAGTTCGAACGCATCCGCACCAGCAACGGAGCGAACGGAACCCCGGACCCTTATGCATTGCTGGAGGTTGATCCCTCGGCCACCGACGCCGAGGTTCGGGCCGCATACCGCCGGCTGGCCCGCGAGCACCATCCCGACCAGTTGATCGCCCAGGGCGTGCCGCCGGACTTCGTGGCACTCGCCAACCACCGGATGGCCGTCATCAACGAGGCCTGGGCCGCGATCCGGCACGAGCGCGGAATTTGA